The genomic interval AGATATTCGAACAGGGCCTCGGCTATGTGATCGCGACTCTGGCTGTCGAGCTGGAGGAAGCGGATTCCGACGCCTGCCGGCTGGCCGGGGCCGAGGTACTTCTCGCGCACCCAGACGACCTCGCCGGCACCCTGGACGGGCTTCCTGTCGGCGCCGAGGTTGAACTCGAACACCAGCTGCGTGCCGAGCGGCGGCGGCGCCGGATGCTTGACGAACATGCCGGTCGCCGAGACGTTGGCGGCGAAGCCGTTCTGGTAGGCAACCGTGCCTTGAAAGTGCAGGCGCACGACCGCGTCGAGCGGCATGCGGGTCGAGCGCTGGAACTCACCGGAAACGTTGTCGTCGGACTCCATGGGCACGAGCTAGTTTATGCCGAAAGCTTTTCCCAATCCGACTCGTCGGCATCGAGAGCGATTGCCAGGCCGCCGTTCGATCCCGCGAAGACGGGATCCTCGACGATGGTCACCTTGCCACCCCCGACCTCGGCGAGCGTCTTCTCGAGCGCTCCGGCGAGCCCGCGGATGCGCGAGCCGCGGCCGGACAGGATGACGTTCTTGCGCACGCGCTCCTGGTACTCGGGCTCGACGGCGGCCAGGAGGTCGAGCATCGTCTCCGAGAACGGCGCCACCAGGCTCTCGCAGGCGAGGCGCATCTCCTCGGTGATGTCGACTTTCTGGGCCTTCCCCATGGCGGGCGCCTGAACGACGACCTTCTCCTTCTGCTCGCCGACGAAGCCGAACTCCTCCTTCCAGCTGCGCACCATGTGCTGCGAGAACTGGATGCCGGGATGGCGCTCGGCGATCAACTTGCCGAGCAGGTCGTCCACCGAGTCGCCCGCCCTCGTCAGCGTGCGCTGATCCTCTTCGGTCGGGTAGTGACCCTTCATGACGCAGAAGTCGGTCGTGCCGGCGCCGATGTCGATGATCAGCGTGTGCAGCAGGGCTTCGAGCCCGTAGGCCACCGCGAACGGCTCCGAGACGATGATCAGGCCGTCGACCATCCCCTTCATGACCTGGCGCAGCTGCTGCTTGTTGACGCGCAGCGTCTCGGCGGGGACCCCGACGACGGCGCGGACCTTGCGGTCCTTCTCCTCTGCGCCGGCGGCGCCTTCCGATACCGCCAGTCCGATCAGGTGCCCGAGGATCTCCTTGACCGCCGCGATGTCCTTCTCCGAGCCCTCCTTGATGAGGCCCTGCTCGAGGGGGCGATGGAGGTCGAGAAGGCTGCGGTTCTCGATCGCTTCGGCACCGATCAGCACCGATTTCTTGACCACCTTGCGCGCCACCATGTCGACCGGCCAGCCGACATAGCTGTCGACCACGAAGTGACCGCCGTTCGAGGTGGAAATCGCGCTCTGCGAGGTGCCCAGGTCGATGCCGACGGACAGGTACTTATCTTTGGCGCTCATCGATTCCCCTATCTTCCTGCCAGTTGTTCCGTGGCCAGAGAGTATGCCCGAATTCCATCGAAAAGCGCGCGCGCCAGGCGGTCGCGGTACTCCGGCTGCGCCAGGAGCCGCGCCTCCTCGGGACTCGCGAGCGAGGCGACCTCGGCCAGGATCGCCGGCATCTCGGTCTCGACGAGCACGAGGAAGGGGGCCGATCGCACGCCGCGGTCGCGCACCTCACGGCTGACTTCGCGCACCGCGCCGACCAGCCGCCGTTGCACGGCGGCCGCGAGGCGGCGGGATTCCTGCTGCCGGAGGTCGCTGTAGATGCCGTCGAGGAGCTGGCGCACGTCGGCCATCGAATAGCCCGACTCGCGGTTCTCGGCGCTCGCCAGCTCGGTAATGAACGGGTCGTCGGAGGGGCCGAGGTAGTAGGTTTCGATGCCGCGGTCGGCGCGCCCGTCCTTCAGCCAGTTGACGTGTATCGAGACGAAGAGGTCGGCGTGCGCCTGATTGGCGAAGCGGACGCGGTCGCGCAGAAAGAGCTTGCTGTCCGTGTCACGCGTCATCCGGACCTCGAAGCCGGCGGCCGCGAGGAACTGCGCGAGGCGCTGGGCGATGTCGAGCGTCAGGAACTTCTCGGTCAGGCCGACCGGGGTGCGCGTGCCCTCGTCGCCGCCGCCGTGCCCGGGATCGAGCACGATCCGCCGCACCGCCACCGGGAAGAGCCGGGCCGCCAGCCGGGTCGGGACGGTATCGGTTCCGAAGTCGGCCAGGAGATCGGGATCCAGCGGGCCCATGGCCTGCGCACCGGCCGTCGCGGCGCCCGGCTCCATCGGGCTCGCCGGGCCGCGCAGGGTGGCGTAGGGGGCGAGCGGCGGCAGTTGCGGCAGCGGAGCCGGCGCGAGCCCGGCGGCGAGGGTCGAGGGTGGGCTCGTGGCCGGCGCCGCCGGGCGAAACCAGATCGCCCAGGAGGCCGCAGCGAGGGTGCCGAGCCCAGCCAGCGCGAAGAGCAGCCAGCGGCCCACCGGAGGCTTGCGATAGAGCTTGTGTCGCGGCAGGTTCTGGATGGCGCGGACGTTCTCGTCCACCGCCCCCGAAAGCA from Thermoanaerobaculia bacterium carries:
- a CDS encoding N-acetylmuramoyl-L-alanine amidase produces the protein MTLSPDTPGPPPGRGIDPRLKRRLLSGAVDENVRAIQNLPRHKLYRKPPVGRWLLFALAGLGTLAAASWAIWFRPAAPATSPPSTLAAGLAPAPLPQLPPLAPYATLRGPASPMEPGAATAGAQAMGPLDPDLLADFGTDTVPTRLAARLFPVAVRRIVLDPGHGGGDEGTRTPVGLTEKFLTLDIAQRLAQFLAAAGFEVRMTRDTDSKLFLRDRVRFANQAHADLFVSIHVNWLKDGRADRGIETYYLGPSDDPFITELASAENRESGYSMADVRQLLDGIYSDLRQQESRRLAAAVQRRLVGAVREVSREVRDRGVRSAPFLVLVETEMPAILAEVASLASPEEARLLAQPEYRDRLARALFDGIRAYSLATEQLAGR
- a CDS encoding rod shape-determining protein, translated to MSAKDKYLSVGIDLGTSQSAISTSNGGHFVVDSYVGWPVDMVARKVVKKSVLIGAEAIENRSLLDLHRPLEQGLIKEGSEKDIAAVKEILGHLIGLAVSEGAAGAEEKDRKVRAVVGVPAETLRVNKQQLRQVMKGMVDGLIIVSEPFAVAYGLEALLHTLIIDIGAGTTDFCVMKGHYPTEEDQRTLTRAGDSVDDLLGKLIAERHPGIQFSQHMVRSWKEEFGFVGEQKEKVVVQAPAMGKAQKVDITEEMRLACESLVAPFSETMLDLLAAVEPEYQERVRKNVILSGRGSRIRGLAGALEKTLAEVGGGKVTIVEDPVFAGSNGGLAIALDADESDWEKLSA